A single genomic interval of Musa acuminata AAA Group cultivar baxijiao chromosome BXJ3-4, Cavendish_Baxijiao_AAA, whole genome shotgun sequence harbors:
- the LOC135635298 gene encoding uncharacterized protein LOC135635298, producing the protein MADRRSQSQPFRFWLPAWTHPTRSSTPRQPVPTRQKSLRRDASQPSDHTTSSSPSSPTATRRVPQPSPPPASSRNRPSSRPQARNANEQQRSRPQSPQPSPINSDKQAAVARNVRSQSALQTASTQVKSRLSSQALAPDSQSSSPAKRTSPSNQPLSLAHESQPTILHPKSQARAIRLTKDSNPKPTRNHILQEPNLPLVSTNSLENKPLESYSISLPQPSTPKEQREKIKLEETEPSQSRKLEDTNKQTAEEKHKLKLTTNHPKNPTKAPNSYSTPEGTNRDKLRTTPDTEEKPFTGERNKSKEQGEVKQLSMTSENSLITSPTQSGLVSLSINSNAEHRKDTDTAEHTKDGSTREEQKIAISTISQDSFYDGKRAMFKEEIKEGLSKLLQKIGTGYSGGVRNGLSTNVLTLAGNNSGASMIIGYEGTDRENFYHAHKDQKLDKEKVDARGSCSEEKWQHSGKGAFTTSINNNVQSINNSAVDESSCSVRNPGVHLNLSRTKETLVSKRTVEPLETERTPSKPIQSQKPTREPRIRRRCLRALLMEPSESDPENPEKPQRHGCRYSCEEKKKLKDDNHGMSTTNSGLQNN; encoded by the coding sequence ATGGCGGACAGACGAAGCCAGTCGCAGCCATTTCGCTTCTGGCTGCCTGCCTGGACTCACCCGACAAGGAGTAGCACTCCGCGCCAACCCGTTCCAACTCGACAGAAATCCCTGCGTCGCGATGCATCGCAGCCTTCGGATCATACAACATCCTCATCACCGTCCTCGCCGACCGCAACCCGAAGAGTTCCTCAACCATCACCACCACCGGCTTCGTCGCGAAACCGTCCATCATCTCGTCCCCAAGCCAGAAATGCAAATGAACAGCAGCGATCACGGCCTCAGTCCCCACAACCGTCTCCGATCAACTCAGATAAGCAAGCTGCAGTAGCGAGAAATGTCAGGTCCCAATCCGCATTACAAACTGCATCAACTCAGGTGAAGTCTCGGCTCTCATCCCAAGCTCTTGCACCTGACTCACAATCTTCATCACCTGCAAAGAGAACATCTCCTTCGAACCAGCCATTGTCATTGGCCCATGAATCCCAGCCAACCATATTGCATCCTAAATCTCAGGCCCGTGCTATCCGTCTTACAAAAGATTCAAATCCTAAGCCGACAAGAAACCACATTTTGCAGGAACCAAATTTGCCGCTTGTATCAACCAATTCGCTGGAGAATAAACCTCTAGAATCGTACTCCATCTCTTTACCCCAGCCGTCAACACCTAAAGAACAAAGAGAGAAGATTAAATTAGAAGAAACCGAGCCTTCTCAATCTCGAAAGTTGGAAGATACAAACAAACAAACTGCAGAAGAGAAGCATAAACTAAAGTTAACAACAAACCACCCTAAGAATCCCACCAAAGCCCCAAATTCATATTCAACACCTGAAGGGACTAATAGAGACAAGCTTAGGACAACACCAGACACAGAAGAGAAGCCCTTCACTGGAGAACGCAACAAGTCAAAGGAACAGGGAGAAGTCAAGCAACTCAGCATGACATCTGAGAACAGCCTGATCACATCCCCCACACAAAGTGGATTAGTCTCACTATCCATTAACTCAAATGCAGAACACAGGAAGGATACTGATACTGCTGAGCATACAAAAGATGGTTCCACCAGAGAGGAACAGAAAATTGCAATTTCAACTATCTCACAAGATTCATTCTATGATGGCAAGAGAGCCATGTTCAAGGAGGAGATCAAGGAAGGGCTTTCTAAACTGTTACAGAAGATAGGTACTGGATATTCTGGTGGGGTGAGGAATGGACTATCGACAAATGTACTTACTTTGGCTGGCAATAACAGTGGAGCATCCATGATTATAGGTTATGAGGGTACCGATAGAGAGAATTTCTACCATGCCCACAAGGATCAAAAGCTCGACAAGGAGAAGGTTGATGCAAGAGGCAGTTGCAGTGAAGAAAAGTGGCAGCATAGTGGAAAGGGGGCATTTACAACCAGCATTAACAACAATGTGCAAAGCATCAACAACTCAGCTGTCGATGAAAGTTCCTGCAGTGTCAGAAACCCAGGCGTCCATTTGAATCTCTCAAGAACTAAGGAAACCTTGGTTTCCAAAAGAACAGTGGAACCCCTGGAGACTGAAAGGACACCTTCCAAGCCAATCCAAAGCCAGAAACCAACTCGTGAGCCCAGAATTAGAAGACGCTGCCTTCGGGCATTGCTTATGGAACCTAGTGAGAGTGATCCAGAAAATCCTGAGAAGCCCCAGCGTCATGGATGTCGTTACAGCTGTGAAGAGAAAAAGAAGTTAAAGGATGACAATCATGGAATGTCCACGACTAATTCTGGCTTGCAGAACAACTGA
- the LOC135634537 gene encoding dihydroflavonol 4-reductase-like yields the protein MKGSVVVTGASGYVGSWLVMKLLQNGYIVRATVRDPSNQKKVKPLLDLPGSAERLSIWRADLDEEGSFTEVIKGCEGVFHVATPMDFESKDPENEIIKPTVNGVLSIMRACKEAGTVKRVVFTSSAGTVNVQEHQQPEYDESSWSNMEFCRRVKMTGWMYFVSKTLAEKAAWEFAKENGIHFISIIPTLVVGPFITTTMPPSMITALSLITGNEAHYSILRQVQLVHLDDLCDTHIFLYEHPNAQGRYICSSHDATIYDLAKMFKERYPQYIIPQKFEGIDEGILRVHFSSKKLMELGYKFQYTMEDMFDEAIRSCCEKKLIPFRTAEGHGSEMVKKKPVNSASERVSEFSEKEVLIA from the exons atgaagggaTCGGTGGTGGTGACCGGAGCCTCGGGATACGTCGGATCATGGCTAGTTATGAAGCTTCTGCAGAATGGATACATCGTCAGGGCCACCGTGAGAGACCCCT CGAATCAGAAGAAGGTCAAGCCTCTGCTAGATCTTCCGGGATCGGCTGAGCGGCTCTCGATCTGGAGAGCAGACTTGGACGAGGAAGGAAGCTTTACTGAGGTGATCAAGGGATGTGAAGGAGTGTTCCATGTGGCCACCCCCATGGACTTCGAGTCCAAAGACCCTGAG AATGAGATCATCAAGCCCACCGTTAATGGGGTTTTGAGCATCATGAGGGCCTGCAAGGAAGCCGGCACGGTCAAGCGCGTCGTGTTCACTTCCTCGGCGGGCACCGTCAACGTGCAGGAGCACCAGCAGCCGGAGTACGACGAGAGCTCCTGGAGCAACATGGAGTTCTGCCGCCGCGTCAAGATGACAGGATGG ATGTATTTCGTGTCCAAAACACTGGCTGAGAAAGCGGCGTGGGAGTTCGCAAAGGAGAACGGCATTCACTTCATCAGCATCATCCCGACTCTGGTGGTCGGTCCTTTCATCACCACCACCATGCCGCCCAGCATGATCACTGCGCTGTCACTCATCACAG GAAACGAAGCTCACTACTCGATCTTGAGGCAAGTTCAACTAGTCCACTTGGACGACCTGTGTGACACCCACATCTTCCTGTACGAGCACCCGAACGCACAAGGAAGATACATCTGCTCCTCCCATGACGCCACCATATACGACCTCGCAAAGATGTTCAAGGAACGATACCCCCAGTACATCATCCCTCAAAA GTTTGAAGGGATCGACGAAGGCATCTTAAGGGTGCACTTCTCCTCGAAGAAGCTCATGGAGCTGGGGTACAAGTTCCAGTACACGATGGAGGACATGTTCGACGAAGCAATCCGGTCGTGCTGCGAGAAGAAGCTGATACCTTTCCGTACAGCCGAAGGCCATGGCAGCGAGATGGTGAAGAAGAAACCTGTGAACTCAGCATCAGAGAGAGTGAGTGAGTTCAGTGAAAAGGAAGTCCTGATTGCTTAG
- the LOC103981655 gene encoding calcium-transporting ATPase 7, plasma membrane-type-like, whose amino-acid sequence MEYAFFIASDRRASVPQKRWRIAFTMIYSCRAMCSLSKKRITGALRTPSYVSLEIVDDDDDECRAPAPPFSIVDSDVLKSLVRERRLDEVQRLGGADGIAAGLASDAEAGISGGGGDLDARREAFGANTYPKTKPKGFFWFVYEALNDLFLLILIGCAAVSLAFGIKEHGLKEGWYDGASIFLAIFLVSVVSAVSNFRQMKRFDKLSAQCNDISVSVVRDGHRQDISIFDVVVGDVIFLKIGDQVPGDGLFLQGHSLQIDESSMTGESHPVDVDAGKNPFLTSGVKVIDGYASMIITAVGTDTAWGEMMSTIARETTEPTPLQERLERLTSSIGKIGVVVAVLVFAVLAIRYFTGSTKDENGQPRFNKNKVDAGDVISVIVSIFQDAVTIIVVAIPEGLPLAVTLTLAFSMKRMMKDNAMVRRLSACETMGSVTTICTDKTGTLTLNQMTVTKFWIGNEGVPVDGGSISSIAPRVRTLFHQGVGLNTTGSVYRPTSVAVPEVSGSPTEKALLWWAVLDLGMDVEEMKRRYSVVHVEAFNSEKKRSGVLVEEKDSRAMITHWKGAAEMILIRCSHYLDRNGNVRDVDVESRTKLEKVIRDMAARSLRCIALAYKITDAEDLHVDQEETPNLDDNGLTLLGFVGLKDPCRPEVESAIAACRRAGVAVKMITGDNVFTARAIAIECGILRDDDVDGLVVEGPEFRNYSAEERMKKIDQIRVMARSSPFDKLLMVQCLKSKGHVVAVTGDGTNDAPALKEADVGLSMGIQGTEVAKESSDVVILNDNFDTVVTVMRWGRCVYNNIQKFLQFQLTVNIAALVINFVSAISTGEVPLTTVQLLWVNLIMDTMGALALATDRPTKELMKKPPVGRTEPLITNIMWRNLTTQAMFQVAVLLVLQFRGQSIFGVGEEVNNTLIFNTFVLCQVFNEFNARKLEKKNVFEGMRANKLFLGIVAVTVFLQVMMVEFLREFAGTVRLDWEQWGICVGIAAVSWPIGWLVKCIPVSNTPLLQLLAHPKSGI is encoded by the coding sequence ATGGAATACGCTTTCTTCATCGCGTCCGACCGTCGCGCCTCGGTACCTCAGAAGCGATGGCGCATCGCGTTCACCATGATCTACTCCTGCCGCGCCATGTGCTCCCTCTCCAAGAAGCGCATCACTGGCGCCCTCCGTACTCCATCCTACGTCTCCCTCGAGATCGTGGACGACGATGACGATGAATGTAGGGCCCCTGCTCCACCCTTCTCCATCGTCGACTCCGACGTCCTCAAGTCCCTCGTGAGGGAGCGCAGGCTTGACGAAGTGCAACGCCTCGGCGGAGCCGACGGCATCGCTGCGGGCCTGGCTTCCGACGCGGAGGCCGGCATATCCGGCGGCGGTGGCGACCTGGACGCGCGGAGGGAGGCCTTCGGCGCTAACACGTACCCCAAGACGAAGCCCAAGGGGTTCTTCTGGTTCGTGTACGAGGCGCTCAACGACTTGTTCCTCCTCATCCTGATCGGCTGCGCCGCGGTCTCGCTCGCTTTCGGCATCAAGGAGCACGGCCTCAAGGAAGGATGGTACGACGGCGCCAGCATCTTCCTCGCCATCTTCCTCGTCTCCGTCGTCTCCGCCGTCAGCAACTTCCGCCAGATGAAGCGGTTCGACAAGCTGTCCGCCCAGTGCAACGACATCAGCGTCAGCGTCGTCCGCGACGGCCACCGGCAAGACATCTCCATCTTCGACGTCGTGGTCGGAGACGTGATCTTCTTGAAGATCGGTGACCAGGTCCCGGGCGACGGGCTCTTCCTCCAGGGGCATTCTCTGCAGATCGACGAATCGAGCATGACAGGCGAGAGCCATCCGGTCGACGTCGACGCCGGTAAGAACCCGTTCCTTACATCCGGCGTCAAAGTCATCGACGGATACGCCTCCATGATCATCACCGCCGTCGGCACGGACACGGCGTGGGGGGAGATGATGAGCACCATCGCCCGCGAGACGACCGAGCCGACGCCGCTCCAGGAGCGGCTCGAGAGGCTGACGTCGAGCATCGGCAAAATTGGCGTTGTCGTGGCTGTCCTGGTCTTCGCCGTGCTAGCGATCCGCTACTTCACCGGGAGCACCAAGGACGAGAACGGGCAGCCCAGGTTCAACAAGAACAAGGTGGACGCCGGCGACGTCATCAGCGTCATCGTGAGTATTTTCCAAGACGCAGTAACCATCATCGTGGTGGCGATCCCCGAGGGCTTGCCATTGGCGGTGACCCTGACGCTGGCCTTCTCGATGAAGAGGATGATGAAGGACAACGCCATGGTCCGGAGGCTGTCAGCTTGCGAGACGATGGGCTCGGTGACGACCATCTGCACCGACAAGACCGGCACTCTGACGCTGAATCAAATGACTGTTACCAAGTTTTGGATCGGCAACGAAGGAGTTCCGGTAGACGGCGGCAGCATCTCCTCGATCGCGCCAAGAGTGCGCACACTGTTTCACCAGGGAGTCGGGCTGAACACCACAGGCAGTGTTTACAGGCCAACGTCTGTAGCAGTGCCAGAAGTCTCTGGTAGCCCGACGGAGAAGGCTCTTCTATGGTGGGCAGTTCTGGATCTCGGAATGGATGTGGAGGAGATGAAGAGGAGGTACAGCGTAGTTCACGTCGAGGCCTTCAACTCGGAAAAGAAGCGGAGCGGAGTTCTGGTGGAAGAGAAGGATAGCAGAGCGATGATCACACACTGGAAAGGAGCTGCTGAGATGATCTTGATTCGATGCTCGCATTACCTCGACAGGAACGGGAATGTGCGGGACGTAGACGTCGAGTCCAGAACGAAGCTCGAGAAGGTCATCAGAGACATGGCCGCTCGTAGTCTTCGGTGCATCGCCTTGGCCTATAAAATCACCGATGCAGAGGATCTTCATGTCGATCAAGAAGAGACGCCAAACCTCGACGACAACGGACTGACTCTGCTGGGCTTCGTTGGCTTGAAGGACCCATGTCGCCCTGAAGTGGAATCAGCCATCGCCGCCTGTAGACGCGCCGGCGTTGCCGTCAAAATGATCACAGGAGACAACGTGTTCACAGCAAGAGCCATTGCCATCGAGTGCGGCATACTCAGAGACGATGACGTCGACGGATTGGTGGTCGAAGGGCCGGAGTTCAGAAACTACTCAGCAGAGGAGCGAATGAAGAAGATCGATCAGATTCGAGTCATGGCGAGGTCTTCTCCCTTCGATAAGCTGCTAATGGTGCAGTGCTTGAAGTCAAAGGGCCACGTCGTGGCAGTCACCGGGGATGGCACAAACGACGCGCCGGCACTGAAGGAAGCCGACGTGGGACTTTCCATGGGAATCCAAGGCACCGAGGTGGCGAAGGAGAGCTCCGACGTGGTCATCCTCAACGACAACTTCGACACCGTCGTGACCGTCATGAGATGGGGAAGGTGTGTCTACAATAACATACAGAAGTTCCTACAGTTTCAGCTCACAGTGAACATTGCCGCACTGGTCATAAACTTCGTCTCCGCCATTAGCACCGGCGAGGTTCCATTGACGACGGTGCAGCTCCTGTGGGTGAACCTGATCATGGACACCATGGGTGCTCTGGCTTTAGCTACCGATCGGCCCACCAAGGAGCTGATGAAGAAGCCCCCAGTGGGCCGGACGGAGCCACTCATCACCAACATCATGTGGAGAAACCTCACAACGCAGGCCATGTTTCAGGTTGCAGTTCTGCTGGTGCTCCAGTTCAGAGGGCAGTCCATATTTGGAGTAGGCGAAGAGGTGAACAACACCTTAATCTTCAACACCTTCGTTCTCTGCCAAGTCTTCAACGAGTTCAACGCCAGGAAGCTGGAGAAGAAGAACGTGTTCGAGGGGATGCGCGCCAATAAGCTCTTCTTGGGGATTGTGGCAGTCACTGTGTTCTTGCAGGTGATGATGGTGGAGTTCTTGAGGGAGTTTGCAGGCACAGTAAGGTTGGACTGGGAACAGTGGGGGATTTGCGTGGGTATTGCAGCTGTGTCATGGCCAATTGGTTGGCTTGTCAAGTGCATTCCAGTTTCCAACACCCCTCTTCTCCAGCTCTTAGCTCACCCTAAATCTGGTATATAG
- the LOC135635294 gene encoding abscisic acid receptor PYL12-like, whose product MSLFTSPVAASPAMHDVMRRYHSRHKAPGQCRSANVQYVAAPLPVVWSLLRRLDRPQGYKRFLKGCRLRAGDGRVGSMREVTLVSGLPAGTSTERLDALDDERHVISFSVVGGDHRLSNYQSTTSLHEGGGGEGTVVVESYVVDVPPGNTEEDPCVFVDTIIRCNLISLASVAERMAVYELP is encoded by the coding sequence ATGTCGTTGTTCACGAGTCCCGTGGCGGCGAGTCCGGCGATGCACGACGTAATGAGGCGGTACCACAGCCGGCACAAAGCCCCGGGGCAGTGCCGCTCAGCGAACGTGCAGTACGTCGCGGCGCCCCTGCCCGTCGTCTGGTCGTTACTGCGGCGGTTGGACCGGCCGCAGGGCTACAAGCGGTTCCTTAAGGGATGCAGGCTGCGCGCCGGGGACGGCAGGGTGGGGAGCATGAGGGAGGTGACGCTGGTGTCCGGGCTGCCGGCGGGGACCAGCACGGAGCGGCTCGACGCGCTGGACGACGAGCGGCACGTGATCAGCTTCTCCGTCGTGGGCGGCGACCACCGGCTGAGCAATTACCAGTCGACCACGTCGCTCCACGAGGGCGGCGGAGGGGAGGGGACCGTGGTGGTGGAGTCGTACGTGGTGGACGTGCCTCCAGGGAACACGGAGGAGGACCCCTGCGTCTTCGTCGACACCATCATCCGGTGCAACCTCATCTCGCTGGCGAGCGTTGCGGAGCGGATGGCAGTTTATGAACTACCATAA